The following proteins come from a genomic window of Burkholderia stabilis:
- a CDS encoding topoisomerase IV, whose protein sequence is MTVQPRKKRPRPSVASLAALTALAVLTALSALSPVYAADPAHPERQLNTFIHDNYGKWRADRKGWQSDGDDFIYASCGSLRVATADGPRVLLAMCGETEAAVQNGMPGMDSDGTGGTIDLYVLKPTADGNALEPVVKKTEIASGKRGEPGTVHIERLGPHLFGFVIGDGITLQGYTQASRSIWLPYGNAIVEAAPRINEALDNTGSLDCGNAKSHCESRTFAIAPDTTGAGDVYPLTVTETGTRGDKEIHARYTVKFDAARGRYVVPKVLREGY, encoded by the coding sequence ATGACCGTCCAGCCCCGGAAAAAACGTCCCAGGCCGTCCGTCGCTTCGCTCGCCGCACTGACCGCGCTCGCGGTGCTCACGGCGCTCTCCGCGCTGTCGCCCGTGTACGCGGCCGATCCTGCGCATCCCGAGCGTCAGTTGAACACGTTCATCCACGACAACTACGGCAAGTGGCGCGCAGACCGCAAGGGCTGGCAGTCGGACGGCGACGATTTCATCTACGCGTCGTGCGGATCGCTGCGCGTCGCGACCGCCGACGGCCCGCGTGTCCTGCTCGCGATGTGCGGCGAGACCGAAGCGGCCGTGCAGAACGGGATGCCGGGCATGGATTCGGACGGCACGGGCGGCACGATCGATCTGTACGTGCTGAAGCCGACCGCGGACGGCAACGCGCTCGAACCGGTCGTGAAGAAGACGGAGATCGCGTCGGGCAAGCGCGGCGAACCGGGCACTGTGCATATCGAGCGGCTGGGGCCGCACCTGTTCGGGTTCGTCATCGGCGACGGAATCACGCTGCAGGGTTATACGCAGGCAAGCCGGTCGATCTGGTTGCCTTACGGCAATGCGATCGTCGAAGCGGCGCCGCGCATCAACGAAGCGCTCGACAACACGGGGTCGCTCGATTGCGGGAACGCGAAATCGCATTGCGAGAGCCGCACGTTCGCGATCGCGCCCGACACGACGGGCGCCGGCGACGTCTATCCACTGACGGTGACGGAAACGGGCACGCGCGGCGACAAGGAGATCCACGCGCGCTACACGGTGAAATTCGACGCGGCGCGTGGCCGCTACGTCGTGCCGAAGGTGCTGCGCGAAGGGTATTGA
- a CDS encoding helix-turn-helix transcriptional regulator, with protein sequence MNLTLQDVAWHRSVGRLIESLDQPGFWLSLTRLIDEYVALDSWVALMFDDGRPQVFAECAYEGGGPDPLFRDYVQGLYLLDPFYIANREAPKSGLFRLSDVAPECFRDTEYYTLYFTHNVVEDEVQFNVVLDDTRTLCLSLGSKRRFGPEQVALLDVIRPWVAGLMRQRLAFEHTSADPAPPRRAGAQDGFEHAMARLGTPLTARELDVIRLILSGRSNKEVANKLAISAETVKVHRRNIYAKLAINSQSELFSLFLKAQTDA encoded by the coding sequence ATGAACCTGACCTTGCAGGACGTCGCCTGGCACCGCTCGGTCGGGCGGCTCATCGAGTCGCTCGACCAGCCGGGCTTCTGGCTGTCGCTGACGCGGCTGATCGACGAATACGTCGCGCTCGACAGCTGGGTCGCGCTGATGTTCGACGACGGCCGGCCGCAGGTGTTCGCCGAATGCGCGTACGAAGGCGGCGGCCCCGACCCGCTGTTCCGCGACTACGTGCAGGGCCTGTACCTGCTGGACCCGTTCTACATCGCGAACCGCGAAGCGCCGAAAAGCGGCCTGTTCCGGCTGTCCGACGTCGCGCCCGAATGCTTTCGCGACACCGAGTACTACACGCTCTATTTCACGCACAACGTCGTCGAGGACGAAGTGCAGTTCAACGTCGTGCTCGACGACACGCGCACGCTGTGCCTGTCGCTCGGCAGCAAGCGGCGCTTCGGCCCCGAACAGGTGGCGCTGCTCGACGTGATCCGCCCGTGGGTGGCCGGGCTGATGCGCCAGCGCCTCGCGTTCGAGCACACGAGCGCCGACCCCGCGCCGCCGCGCCGGGCCGGTGCGCAGGACGGCTTCGAGCACGCGATGGCGCGGCTCGGCACGCCGCTCACCGCGCGCGAACTCGACGTGATCCGCCTGATCCTGAGCGGCCGCTCGAACAAGGAAGTCGCGAACAAGCTGGCGATCTCGGCGGAAACGGTGAAAGTGCACCGGCGCAACATCTACGCGAAGCTCGCGATCAATTCGCAGTCGGAGCTGTTCTCGTTGTTCCTGAAGGCGCAGACCGATGCGTAA
- a CDS encoding helix-turn-helix transcriptional regulator: protein MHLAPPAPPGHGGPVIGVRPQTLGNAIRAAGTTGFADAVARFVNESLVTDAIHLERWRPDPGAASGYLIEWLGSWGDRYQELCALMDAYYRDFWQTDPLVEPVRGTTGTVLLQRHVGGLPDGDFRRRFFDEQRVTQECMLVHGNANIQYALSVTRSTDQAAFSRSELFHLRQMADLLFPLLEMHARSCAARRIAPAAGPAPSHHGFDARIARQGVRLSRREQEICKLLLSGRSVPDAATLLDIRHSTAETYVKRAFAKLGVRTRSELFDWALIDG from the coding sequence ATGCACCTCGCTCCCCCCGCTCCACCCGGCCACGGCGGCCCCGTCATCGGCGTGCGGCCGCAGACGCTCGGCAATGCGATCCGGGCGGCCGGCACCACCGGGTTCGCCGACGCTGTCGCCCGCTTCGTCAACGAGAGCCTCGTCACCGACGCGATCCACCTCGAGCGCTGGCGGCCCGACCCGGGCGCCGCGTCGGGCTACCTGATCGAATGGCTCGGAAGCTGGGGCGACCGCTATCAGGAACTGTGCGCGCTGATGGATGCGTACTACCGCGATTTCTGGCAGACCGATCCGCTCGTCGAACCCGTGCGCGGCACGACCGGCACGGTGCTGCTGCAGCGGCACGTCGGCGGCCTGCCCGACGGCGATTTCCGCCGGCGCTTCTTCGACGAACAGCGCGTCACGCAGGAATGCATGCTCGTGCACGGCAACGCGAACATCCAGTACGCGCTGTCGGTCACGCGCTCGACCGACCAGGCCGCGTTCAGCCGCAGTGAGCTGTTCCACCTGCGGCAGATGGCCGACCTGCTGTTTCCGCTGCTCGAAATGCATGCGCGCTCGTGCGCCGCGCGCCGCATCGCGCCGGCAGCCGGCCCTGCGCCGTCGCACCACGGCTTCGATGCGCGCATCGCGCGCCAGGGCGTGCGGCTGTCACGCCGCGAGCAGGAGATCTGCAAGCTGTTGCTGAGCGGCCGCTCGGTGCCGGACGCCGCGACGCTGCTCGACATCCGTCACTCGACCGCCGAGACCTACGTGAAGCGCGCATTCGCGAAGCTCGGCGTGCGCACGCGCAGCGAGTTGTTCGACTGGGCGCTGATCGACGGTTAG
- a CDS encoding porin, with product MAWHTAAHAQSSVSLYGIIDAGVTAVSNAGGSRLVKFGDGVSYANRWGLKGTEDLGGGLSTVFALEGGFRLGTGAMTLGGAEFGRQAYVGLKGPWGTLSFGDQLDMTNEMVSNYNISGWASGYAIHQGDFDRFNGDRLPNAVKFLSNEFGGFRFGGMVSFGNVAGDFHRNSAYSAGAHFARGAFEIGAAYTQLNDPSGIYAFDPYAMIGAHTFLGKQTVSVDPATGAVTDPYAGTPFAVDKQGTFGVGASYVIGKVTLMGNYSTTTIKGYGNTSHMQVGEGGANWQVTPALSAIGGYQYTTFEGHHWNQASAALHYLLSKRTDVYVSGDWLKASSGVDPVIGYSFAPSTRSVQADVRVGMKHSF from the coding sequence ATGGCCTGGCACACGGCGGCGCATGCGCAGTCCAGCGTGAGCCTGTACGGCATCATCGACGCAGGCGTGACGGCGGTCAGCAATGCGGGCGGCTCGCGGCTCGTGAAGTTCGGCGACGGCGTGTCGTATGCGAACCGCTGGGGGCTGAAGGGCACGGAGGATCTCGGCGGCGGGCTGTCGACGGTGTTCGCGCTCGAAGGCGGGTTCCGCCTCGGCACGGGCGCGATGACGCTCGGCGGCGCCGAGTTCGGGCGGCAGGCGTACGTCGGGCTGAAGGGGCCGTGGGGCACGCTGTCGTTCGGCGACCAGCTCGACATGACCAACGAGATGGTGTCGAACTACAACATCTCCGGCTGGGCGAGCGGCTATGCGATCCACCAGGGCGACTTCGACCGCTTCAACGGCGATCGCCTGCCGAACGCGGTCAAGTTCCTGTCGAACGAGTTCGGCGGGTTCCGTTTCGGCGGGATGGTTTCGTTCGGCAACGTCGCCGGCGATTTCCATCGCAACAGCGCATACAGCGCTGGCGCGCACTTCGCGCGCGGCGCGTTCGAGATCGGCGCGGCGTATACGCAGCTCAACGATCCGTCGGGCATCTACGCGTTCGATCCGTACGCGATGATCGGCGCGCACACGTTCCTCGGCAAGCAGACCGTGAGCGTCGATCCGGCGACCGGCGCCGTGACCGATCCCTACGCGGGCACGCCGTTCGCGGTCGACAAGCAGGGCACGTTCGGCGTCGGCGCGAGCTATGTGATCGGCAAGGTCACGCTGATGGGCAACTACTCGACTACGACGATCAAGGGTTACGGCAACACGTCGCACATGCAGGTCGGCGAGGGCGGCGCGAACTGGCAGGTCACGCCCGCGCTGAGCGCGATCGGCGGCTACCAGTACACGACGTTCGAAGGTCATCACTGGAACCAGGCGTCGGCGGCGCTGCATTACCTGCTGTCGAAGCGCACCGACGTGTATGTATCGGGCGACTGGCTGAAGGCGTCGAGCGGCGTCGATCCGGTGATCGGCTACAGCTTCGCGCCGTCGACGCGGTCGGTGCAGGCCGACGTGCGCGTCGGGATGAAGCATTCGTTTTGA
- a CDS encoding MFS transporter codes for MGGDDSRRASARAAFRTFCVSGLGTALEFYDFVIYGMAAALVFPQVFFPSLDRLTATLVAFGAFGAGFLARPVGGVLFGHFGDRFGRERVLVTTLLLMGASSLLIGCLPGYASIGVAAPILLIALRLVQGLAAGGEWGGAALFGIEVAPPGQRGLWGSFTSMGIGVGGIFGDVVFAGVSTAFNDDLSGIAWRIPFWIGGLLVLVGLYARLQAGAHRQAVPVAHARMPIVDALRRRPRELLLCAGIAFGYITIAYIGSTFFLAYATDIGYGSTQALMFDLALSVSIVVSAPLFAHLSDRIGRRTVMIAGAALMTAGLFAFFPLVATKSMPLAVIAYAVAGGCMGATQGPIPAFLGEQFPREMRYSGISASYQIGAALGGGTASSAATAILIVTHHNAFAVGLYGALALAIVAICSYFLKETAGLSMAEIDAGEPAATGSAVAKRAGARG; via the coding sequence ATGGGTGGAGACGATTCCCGACGGGCGTCCGCACGCGCGGCGTTCAGGACCTTTTGCGTATCCGGTCTGGGTACCGCGCTGGAGTTCTACGATTTCGTGATCTACGGGATGGCGGCCGCGCTGGTGTTCCCGCAGGTCTTCTTTCCGTCGCTGGATCGCCTGACCGCGACGCTCGTCGCGTTCGGCGCATTCGGCGCGGGTTTTCTCGCACGCCCGGTCGGCGGCGTGCTGTTCGGCCATTTCGGCGACCGCTTCGGGCGCGAGCGCGTGCTCGTCACGACACTGCTGCTGATGGGCGCGAGTTCGCTGCTGATCGGCTGCCTGCCAGGTTATGCGTCGATCGGCGTCGCCGCGCCGATCCTGCTGATCGCGCTGCGTCTCGTGCAGGGGCTCGCCGCCGGCGGCGAATGGGGCGGCGCCGCGCTGTTCGGGATCGAGGTCGCGCCGCCGGGCCAGCGCGGGCTGTGGGGCAGTTTCACGAGCATGGGGATCGGCGTCGGCGGAATCTTCGGCGACGTCGTGTTCGCGGGCGTGAGCACGGCGTTCAACGACGACCTGTCGGGCATCGCGTGGCGCATCCCGTTCTGGATCGGCGGGCTGCTGGTGCTGGTCGGGCTGTATGCGCGGCTGCAGGCCGGCGCGCACCGGCAGGCGGTGCCCGTCGCGCATGCGCGCATGCCGATCGTCGACGCGCTGCGCCGGCGCCCGCGCGAGCTGCTGCTGTGCGCGGGAATCGCGTTCGGCTACATCACGATCGCGTATATCGGCAGCACATTCTTTCTCGCGTATGCGACCGACATCGGCTACGGCAGCACACAGGCGCTGATGTTCGATCTCGCGCTGTCGGTGTCGATCGTGGTGTCCGCGCCGTTGTTTGCGCACCTGTCCGACCGCATCGGCCGCCGCACCGTGATGATCGCCGGCGCGGCGTTGATGACGGCCGGCCTGTTCGCGTTCTTTCCGCTCGTCGCGACGAAGAGCATGCCGCTCGCGGTGATCGCGTATGCGGTTGCCGGCGGCTGCATGGGCGCGACGCAAGGGCCGATCCCCGCGTTTCTCGGCGAGCAGTTCCCGCGCGAGATGCGTTATTCGGGCATCTCGGCCAGCTACCAGATCGGCGCGGCGCTCGGCGGCGGCACCGCATCGAGCGCGGCGACCGCGATCCTGATCGTGACGCATCACAACGCGTTCGCGGTCGGCCTGTACGGCGCGCTGGCGCTCGCGATCGTCGCGATCTGTTCTTACTTCCTGAAGGAAACGGCCGGGCTGAGCATGGCCGAAATCGATGCAGGGGAACCCGCGGCGACGGGCAGCGCGGTCGCAAAGCGCGCCGGTGCGCGCGGCTAG
- a CDS encoding carbon-nitrogen hydrolase family protein, whose protein sequence is MKLKLDIVQLAGRDGDTHYNLQRTLEAIATCAPGTDIVMFPEAQLTGFLDPSNLAEVAEPLDGPSVGAVIAAARARDVGVVVGLIENDGGRFYNTTVFVTPDGIALRYRKTHLWVSEHGVVLPGDRYATVEWRGVRIGLLICYDSEFPEPGRALAMLGAQLILVTDGNMEPYRAVHRTSVSARAMENQVFAVVANRVGDSTHDVVFAGGSLAADPFGNLIFEAGNTESRHTVELDFDQLAASRAVYDYRKDQRLQIAGERIEHADGRRELLIP, encoded by the coding sequence ATGAAACTGAAGCTCGACATCGTGCAGCTCGCCGGCCGCGACGGCGACACGCACTACAACCTGCAGCGCACGCTCGAAGCGATCGCGACCTGCGCGCCCGGCACCGACATCGTGATGTTCCCGGAAGCGCAGCTCACCGGCTTCCTCGATCCGTCCAATCTCGCCGAAGTCGCCGAGCCGCTCGACGGCCCGAGCGTCGGCGCGGTGATCGCGGCGGCGCGGGCGCGCGACGTCGGGGTCGTGGTCGGGCTGATCGAGAACGACGGCGGCCGCTTCTACAACACGACCGTGTTCGTGACGCCGGACGGCATCGCGCTGCGCTATCGCAAGACGCATCTGTGGGTGAGCGAGCACGGCGTCGTGCTGCCCGGCGACCGCTATGCGACCGTCGAATGGCGCGGCGTGCGGATCGGCCTGCTGATCTGCTACGACAGCGAATTCCCCGAACCCGGCCGCGCGCTGGCCATGCTCGGCGCGCAATTGATTCTCGTGACCGACGGCAACATGGAGCCGTACCGCGCGGTCCACCGCACGTCGGTATCGGCCCGCGCGATGGAAAACCAGGTGTTCGCGGTGGTGGCCAACCGCGTCGGCGACAGCACGCACGACGTCGTGTTCGCGGGTGGCAGCCTCGCGGCCGATCCGTTCGGCAACCTGATCTTCGAAGCCGGCAACACCGAATCGCGCCACACGGTCGAACTCGATTTCGACCAGCTCGCCGCATCGCGCGCGGTCTACGACTATCGGAAGGATCAGCGCCTGCAGATCGCCGGCGAGCGCATCGAGCACGCGGACGGGCGTCGCGAGCTGCTGATTCCCTGA
- a CDS encoding acyclic terpene utilization AtuA family protein, with product MTAKQPRQSVRIGAGAGYSGDRIEPAVELAEHGQLDYLVFECLAERTIAIAQQARRTDPALGYDPLLDARMRAVLPVAVPKGVRIVSNMGAANPRAAARRTAQIAQSLGIAPLKVAAVEGDDVLDVVLRGAFRFEESGDEVAAYRERIVSANAYLGAAPIVDALAAGADVVLTGRVADPSLFAAPLIHAFGWRMDDWDTLGQATVVGHLLECAGQVTGGYFADPGYKDVPNLARLGFPIGEVAADGSVVITKVPHAGGRVSAATCKEQLLYEIHDPARYLQPDVVADFTRVAVAEEASDRVRVTGGRGTARPDTLKVSVAYVDGYIGEGQISYGGPGALQRARLALDIVRERLALTGVAATELRFDLIGVDSLYGDATPAVRGEPAEVRVRVAGRAASAAEAARIGNEVETLYTNGPAGGGGAFKSTREVIAVQSVLLPRTAVTPSFSFVEA from the coding sequence ATGACAGCAAAGCAACCTCGTCAAAGCGTGCGCATCGGCGCGGGCGCCGGCTACTCGGGCGACCGGATCGAGCCGGCGGTCGAACTCGCCGAACACGGGCAGCTCGACTATCTCGTCTTCGAATGCCTGGCCGAACGCACGATCGCGATCGCGCAGCAGGCGCGGCGCACCGACCCGGCGCTCGGCTACGATCCGCTGCTCGACGCGCGGATGCGCGCCGTGCTGCCGGTCGCGGTGCCGAAGGGCGTGCGGATCGTGTCGAACATGGGCGCGGCAAACCCGCGCGCGGCGGCGCGGCGCACCGCGCAGATCGCGCAATCGCTCGGCATCGCGCCGCTGAAGGTTGCGGCGGTCGAAGGCGACGACGTGCTCGACGTCGTGCTGCGCGGCGCGTTCCGCTTCGAGGAGTCGGGCGACGAAGTCGCCGCGTATCGCGAGCGCATCGTGTCGGCGAACGCCTATCTCGGCGCCGCGCCGATCGTCGACGCGCTCGCGGCCGGCGCGGACGTCGTGTTGACCGGGCGCGTCGCCGATCCTTCGCTGTTCGCCGCACCGCTGATCCACGCGTTCGGCTGGCGGATGGACGACTGGGACACACTCGGGCAGGCGACCGTCGTCGGCCATCTGCTCGAATGCGCGGGGCAGGTGACGGGCGGGTATTTCGCCGATCCCGGCTACAAGGACGTGCCGAATCTTGCGCGGCTCGGGTTCCCGATCGGCGAAGTCGCGGCCGACGGCTCGGTCGTGATCACGAAGGTGCCGCACGCGGGCGGCCGCGTGAGCGCGGCGACCTGCAAGGAACAATTGCTCTACGAGATCCACGATCCGGCGCGGTATCTGCAGCCCGACGTCGTCGCGGATTTCACGCGCGTGGCCGTCGCGGAAGAAGCGTCGGACCGCGTGCGCGTGACGGGCGGGCGCGGCACCGCGCGGCCCGACACGCTGAAGGTGTCGGTGGCGTACGTCGACGGCTATATCGGCGAGGGCCAGATTTCATACGGCGGCCCGGGCGCGCTGCAACGCGCGCGCCTTGCGCTCGACATCGTTCGCGAGCGGCTGGCGCTGACCGGCGTCGCCGCGACCGAGTTGCGCTTCGACCTGATCGGCGTCGATTCGCTGTACGGCGACGCGACGCCGGCCGTGCGCGGCGAGCCGGCCGAAGTGCGCGTGCGGGTGGCGGGGCGCGCGGCGAGCGCCGCCGAAGCGGCGCGGATCGGCAACGAAGTCGAGACGCTCTATACGAACGGGCCGGCCGGCGGCGGCGGCGCGTTCAAGTCGACGCGCGAGGTGATCGCCGTGCAGTCGGTGCTGCTGCCGCGCACGGCCGTGACGCCGTCGTTTTCATTCGTGGAGGCATGA
- a CDS encoding CitMHS family transporter, with translation MLPLLGLGTIVVLLAAILSKRMSPLVALILVPIAASLIGGFGLHTSKFVVDGLKGLAPVVGMFVFAILYFGTITDAGTLDPIIDRILRAVGTRPTRIVMGTTLLALLIHLDGSGAVCFLVTIPAVLPLYDRLKMDRRVLAAAVSMAAGINFLPWTGPMIRASASLHLPVSALFNPLIPVQAIGLLFVFGVAYWLGRREEKRLGLSRDDASIPLPTRELTPDEQALRRPHLFWFNLVLTLVVLGTMVVMGEKIPPAIMFMVGLCIALMVNYPDVDMQRKRIDAHARAALMMAGILLAAGVFTGIMQGSGMLKAMAQAAVGFVPPSMAGHIPVVLGFASMPLSMLFDPDSFYFGVLPVIAEVAGQLGVPAVQVGQAALLGQMTTGFPVSPLTPATFLVVGLCGIELAEHQKFTFPLLFGASIVMTIACVVLGIF, from the coding sequence ATGCTGCCGTTACTCGGGCTTGGCACGATCGTCGTGCTGCTGGCCGCGATTCTGTCGAAGCGGATGTCGCCGCTCGTCGCGCTGATCCTCGTGCCGATCGCCGCGTCGCTGATCGGCGGCTTCGGGCTGCACACCAGCAAGTTCGTCGTCGACGGGCTGAAGGGGCTTGCGCCCGTCGTCGGCATGTTCGTGTTCGCGATCCTGTATTTCGGGACGATCACCGACGCCGGCACGCTCGACCCGATCATCGACCGCATCCTGCGCGCGGTCGGCACGCGGCCGACACGCATCGTGATGGGCACGACGCTGCTCGCGCTGCTGATCCACCTCGACGGCTCGGGTGCCGTCTGCTTTCTCGTGACGATTCCCGCCGTGCTGCCGCTGTACGACCGGCTGAAGATGGATCGGCGCGTGCTGGCCGCGGCGGTGTCGATGGCCGCGGGCATCAACTTCCTGCCGTGGACGGGGCCGATGATTCGCGCGTCGGCGTCGCTGCACCTGCCGGTGTCGGCGCTGTTCAATCCGCTGATTCCGGTCCAGGCGATCGGGCTCCTGTTCGTGTTCGGCGTCGCGTACTGGCTCGGGCGGCGCGAGGAGAAGCGGCTCGGCCTGTCGCGCGACGATGCGTCGATCCCGCTGCCGACGCGCGAACTGACGCCCGACGAGCAGGCGCTGCGCCGGCCCCACCTGTTCTGGTTCAACCTCGTGCTGACGCTCGTCGTGCTCGGCACGATGGTCGTGATGGGCGAGAAGATCCCGCCCGCGATCATGTTCATGGTCGGGCTGTGCATCGCGCTGATGGTGAACTATCCGGACGTCGACATGCAGAGGAAGCGGATCGACGCGCATGCGCGCGCCGCGCTGATGATGGCCGGCATCCTGCTCGCGGCCGGCGTGTTCACGGGGATCATGCAGGGCAGCGGGATGCTGAAGGCGATGGCGCAGGCGGCGGTCGGCTTCGTGCCACCGTCGATGGCCGGCCATATCCCGGTGGTGCTCGGCTTCGCGTCGATGCCGCTCAGCATGCTGTTCGATCCCGATTCGTTCTACTTCGGCGTGCTGCCGGTGATCGCGGAAGTAGCCGGCCAGCTCGGCGTGCCGGCCGTGCAGGTCGGCCAGGCAGCATTGCTCGGCCAGATGACGACGGGGTTTCCGGTCAGCCCGCTGACGCCCGCGACGTTCCTCGTCGTCGGACTGTGCGGGATCGAGCTGGCCGAGCATCAGAAGTTCACGTTCCCGCTGCTGTTCGGCGCCTCGATCGTGATGACGATCGCGTGCGTCGTGCTGGGCATCTTTTGA
- a CDS encoding LysR family transcriptional regulator: MDLNLRDIRAFVTVAHAGNFTRAAARLHLSQPALTVQIRRLEEIVGARLFDRNSRSVALTQTGRELLPLLQRSLDDMERVLRDARALGEGASGTVRLACLPTFASSLLPELIQSFRRDVPRAGFEIRDGVASLVTALVRNEEADLGLTGGDTFDASLEVLYAGADRLVAVCPKDHPLARKRRVRTADVAGVPLVLTAQGTSVRSVVDAALEAAGCTPEIACEPTYMMTAVAMVRGGLGVTILPATAREVRAEPDLVVKPIDDPAFVRPIALVTKRGRTLPRVAQAFAETMLAELKKRA, from the coding sequence ATGGATCTGAATCTTCGCGACATCCGCGCTTTCGTCACCGTCGCGCACGCCGGCAACTTCACGCGTGCGGCCGCGCGGCTGCACCTGTCGCAGCCGGCGCTGACCGTGCAGATCCGTCGGCTCGAGGAAATCGTCGGCGCGCGGCTGTTCGACCGCAACAGCCGCAGCGTCGCGCTCACGCAGACCGGGCGCGAGCTGCTGCCGCTGCTGCAACGTTCGCTCGACGACATGGAGCGCGTGCTGCGCGATGCGCGCGCGCTCGGCGAAGGCGCGAGCGGCACGGTGCGGCTCGCGTGCCTGCCGACTTTCGCGTCGAGCCTGCTGCCGGAGCTGATCCAGTCGTTCCGGCGCGACGTGCCGCGCGCGGGCTTCGAGATCCGCGACGGCGTCGCGAGCCTCGTCACCGCGCTGGTGCGCAACGAGGAAGCCGATCTCGGGCTGACGGGCGGCGACACGTTCGATGCGTCGCTGGAAGTGCTGTATGCGGGCGCCGACCGGCTCGTCGCCGTATGCCCGAAGGATCATCCGCTCGCGCGCAAGCGCCGCGTGCGCACCGCCGACGTCGCGGGCGTGCCGCTCGTGCTCACCGCGCAGGGCACCAGCGTACGCAGCGTCGTCGATGCCGCGCTGGAAGCGGCCGGCTGCACGCCCGAGATCGCGTGCGAGCCGACCTACATGATGACGGCCGTCGCGATGGTGCGCGGCGGCCTCGGTGTGACGATCCTGCCCGCGACCGCGCGCGAGGTGCGCGCCGAGCCCGACCTGGTCGTGAAACCGATCGACGATCCCGCGTTCGTGCGGCCGATCGCGCTCGTCACGAAGCGCGGGCGCACGCTGCCGCGCGTCGCGCAGGCGTTCGCCGAAACGATGCTCGCGGAATTGAAAAAGCGCGCGTGA
- a CDS encoding flavin reductase family protein, whose protein sequence is MDSHIAPVELKKAYRLLNHGPTVLVSARHDGVDNVMAAAWACALDFLPPKLTVVLDKSAKTRELVERSGTFVIQVPTAAQLQLTHAVGSHSLAERPDKLREAGVTLFDVEGHDLPFVAGCSGWLACRLIPEPHNQQTYDLFIGEVVGAWSDTRVFRDGHWYFESADPALRSLHYIAGGNFYAIGESLHVDPDAQ, encoded by the coding sequence ATGGACAGTCACATCGCTCCGGTGGAGCTGAAGAAAGCCTACCGTCTCCTCAACCACGGCCCGACCGTGCTCGTGTCGGCCCGGCACGACGGCGTCGACAACGTGATGGCCGCCGCCTGGGCGTGCGCGCTGGATTTCCTGCCGCCGAAGCTGACCGTCGTGCTCGACAAATCCGCGAAGACGCGCGAGCTCGTCGAGCGTAGCGGCACGTTCGTGATCCAGGTGCCGACGGCCGCGCAACTGCAGCTCACGCATGCGGTCGGCAGCCACAGTCTCGCGGAGCGGCCCGACAAACTGCGAGAGGCGGGCGTCACGCTGTTTGACGTCGAAGGCCACGACCTGCCGTTCGTCGCCGGGTGCTCGGGCTGGCTCGCCTGCCGGCTGATTCCCGAACCGCACAACCAGCAGACCTACGACCTGTTCATCGGCGAGGTGGTTGGCGCGTGGTCCGACACGCGCGTGTTCCGCGACGGCCACTGGTATTTCGAATCGGCCGATCCCGCGCTGCGCAGCCTGCACTACATCGCGGGCGGCAATTTCTATGCGATCGGCGAATCGCTGCACGTCGACCCGGACGCGCAGTAA
- a CDS encoding VOC family protein, with protein sequence MSLSPFHLAIPVHDLAAARDFYGRVFGLEEGRSSAQWVDFDFYGHQLVIHAHPKTASQDSAHTNAVDGHDVPVPHFGIVLDWPSWEALAERLKSFGVAFAIEPYVRFKGQVGEQATMFLFDPCGNALEFKAFRDIGQLFAK encoded by the coding sequence ATGAGTCTTTCACCGTTTCATCTGGCGATTCCTGTCCACGATCTGGCCGCCGCGCGCGACTTCTACGGCCGGGTGTTCGGGCTGGAGGAGGGGCGCTCGAGCGCGCAATGGGTCGACTTCGATTTCTACGGGCACCAGCTCGTGATTCACGCGCATCCGAAAACGGCATCGCAGGACAGCGCACATACGAACGCGGTCGACGGTCACGACGTGCCGGTGCCGCATTTCGGGATCGTGCTCGACTGGCCGAGCTGGGAGGCGCTGGCCGAGCGGCTGAAATCGTTCGGCGTGGCATTCGCGATCGAGCCGTATGTGCGGTTTAAGGGGCAGGTCGGCGAGCAGGCGACGATGTTCCTGTTCGATCCGTGCGGCAATGCGCTCGAGTTCAAGGCGTTCCGCGACATCGGCCAGCTGTTCGCGAAGTGA